In Desulfovibrio sp. JC010, one genomic interval encodes:
- a CDS encoding thioredoxin domain-containing protein produces the protein MLKQVILILSVVVLFSGCANKQNFKDQLREALREDPQIVLDVLDENSVAMLAIVDKGVQEQKKNERLAKFESEIKNPMQPEIQAERIMLGNADAPVTIVEYSDFLCPYCSKGANVASKLATEQPEKYRLIFKHLPLHKNSRELAMFFEAIARLDKDKAHRFHDLAFARQKALYEDKSGTVLNNILAEISIDRGQLQKSINSEQVRAFLISDEQEAKNFKINGTPTFLVNGVAIRGYVPVERFEETVDYILEKANPKSAEAPDGEICEDCLNQM, from the coding sequence ATGCTGAAACAAGTCATTTTGATTTTGTCGGTTGTGGTCCTGTTTTCCGGTTGTGCTAATAAGCAGAATTTTAAGGATCAGCTTCGGGAAGCCCTTCGCGAAGATCCTCAGATAGTACTTGATGTTTTGGATGAAAACAGTGTTGCCATGCTGGCAATTGTGGATAAGGGCGTTCAGGAGCAGAAAAAAAATGAACGGCTGGCGAAATTCGAATCTGAAATCAAAAATCCCATGCAGCCCGAAATTCAGGCTGAAAGAATAATGCTGGGCAATGCTGATGCCCCGGTAACCATTGTTGAGTATTCGGATTTTCTTTGCCCTTATTGCAGCAAAGGTGCAAACGTGGCCAGCAAGTTGGCAACCGAGCAGCCTGAAAAGTACAGACTTATTTTCAAACATCTGCCCCTGCACAAAAATTCCCGCGAACTGGCGATGTTTTTTGAAGCCATCGCCCGGCTTGATAAAGATAAGGCTCACAGGTTTCATGATCTGGCCTTTGCACGTCAGAAAGCTCTTTATGAAGATAAATCCGGTACAGTACTGAATAACATTCTGGCAGAAATCAGTATTGATCGTGGGCAACTCCAGAAGAGCATCAATTCTGAGCAGGTCAGGGCATTTCTGATTTCAGATGAACAGGAAGCCAAAAATTTCAAGATAAACGGGACACCTACATTTCTTGTCAACGGCGTTGCCATACGCGGCTATGTCCCTGTGGAGAGGTTCGAAGAGACCGTTGACTACATTCTGGAGAAGGCCAATCCAAAGAGTGCAGAAGCACCGGATGGTGAAATCTGTGAAGATTGCTTGAATCAGATGTAG
- a CDS encoding protein-tyrosine phosphatase family protein, with protein MISCQNSGKFALFLMVLCASILICNVPQSVAESYRVTLPGVSNGTYKDYTDVTIWKLENGAIVPNTREYFGGNQPPSDNATNMVLNATYRIMLTSGNMGQNFNCTVNTYSDYLWKIDSACTSPYTAAPCMGCQYLQTPSDNYFHALPITHVNPEEQNYWQAYLLDKTGNATNPNLLFRGPNPTVVKDNEEHFDFPGLLAVLKERYKTQVGDGNFPKEFVFVDISLINSVLSQDPASGNPSNGYVLNAEYRFFNSTVSNSTAIPKADTLITRKNIPLPGGNGTTITGSLLWWNIRPVVEDSQRLKELVSKIATMLDSKNKIPYLIYIHCISGCDRTGDVAISHLLDYRKMNPTDAYNYGTTVFDNQGKQHRLTPHGSTQDPHGAWLLPLIKFCNDTTKSGDNACRTGCDFPAPSKFPPLNYYPWNSTKCDCPNNGKSY; from the coding sequence ATGATTAGTTGTCAGAACAGTGGAAAATTCGCCTTATTTTTAATGGTCTTATGTGCAAGCATTTTGATCTGCAATGTGCCGCAATCTGTTGCTGAATCTTATCGTGTTACCCTGCCGGGAGTCTCAAACGGTACTTATAAAGATTACACGGATGTGACTATCTGGAAGTTGGAGAACGGAGCAATTGTTCCGAATACCAGGGAATATTTCGGAGGAAATCAGCCCCCATCCGATAATGCTACCAATATGGTGCTGAATGCAACATATCGCATCATGCTTACAAGTGGAAATATGGGGCAGAATTTTAATTGTACCGTGAATACATATAGTGATTATTTATGGAAAATAGATTCTGCATGCACATCACCTTATACTGCAGCACCATGTATGGGGTGCCAGTATCTTCAGACTCCATCTGATAATTATTTCCATGCCCTGCCTATTACCCACGTTAACCCTGAAGAGCAGAATTATTGGCAGGCCTACCTGTTGGACAAGACCGGAAATGCAACCAATCCCAATCTTCTTTTCCGTGGGCCCAATCCGACTGTAGTTAAGGATAATGAGGAGCATTTTGATTTTCCGGGACTTTTAGCTGTTCTTAAAGAACGCTACAAAACTCAGGTGGGCGATGGTAATTTTCCGAAAGAATTTGTATTTGTTGACATAAGCCTTATCAATTCTGTTTTGAGCCAAGATCCTGCAAGCGGCAATCCCAGCAACGGATATGTTCTAAATGCCGAGTACAGGTTTTTCAATTCTACGGTCAGCAACTCCACGGCAATTCCAAAGGCGGATACTCTTATCACCCGTAAGAACATTCCACTTCCCGGCGGGAATGGAACAACCATCACCGGGTCGCTTTTATGGTGGAATATTCGGCCTGTAGTCGAAGATTCCCAAAGATTAAAAGAGTTGGTCTCTAAAATAGCAACCATGCTGGATAGCAAGAACAAGATCCCTTACCTGATTTATATACATTGCATTTCAGGTTGCGACCGCACCGGGGATGTCGCGATCTCTCATTTGCTTGATTACAGAAAAATGAATCCTACGGATGCATATAATTATGGGACAACTGTTTTTGATAATCAGGGGAAACAGCATCGCCTTACTCCGCATGGCTCCACGCAAGACCCGCATGGTGCCTGGCTGCTGCCATTGATTAAATTCTGCAATGACACTACTAAATCAGGCGATAATGCTTGCCGGACAGGGTGTGATTTTCCGGCTCCCTCAAAGTTTCCTCCGCTTAACTATTATCCTTGGAACAGTACAAAGTGCGATTGTCCAAATAACGGAAAATCTTATTAA
- the rhuM gene encoding RhuM family protein, translating to MTTTAFFAKVQNKLHFAIHGHTATELII from the coding sequence ATGACCACCACGGCCTTTTTTGCCAAGGTTCAGAATAAGCTCCATTTCGCCATTCACGGCCATACTGCCACAGAATTGATTATATGA
- a CDS encoding PDZ domain-containing protein, which translates to MGMDKYLHKSAANSFFRITLIIAALTVTGAVLILSLPAPHPKAVNYVDATREHPPADPLAYPHYSFYSTKRHHIFQFGQLHLVHRSYKKKPKVKAPPPSLPSGPNLSGLVLKATMPGAGKSYAIITGINGGASSLVTLGQTIRQSILVEIGSSHVVLVRNDQNATLSMSSAWEAQAENLMSESGIIEKKGLSYALSVPGDAGDKGGSATANGLGVNLVPLTGEERKDLGISSSSGLTVTRVVRKNTGLQRGDLLLSVSGKPVSSIAQVGALLKNKIGKDVYLTIIRKGKPMNVDFKVP; encoded by the coding sequence ATGGGCATGGATAAATATTTACATAAAAGCGCGGCAAACAGTTTTTTCAGGATCACGCTAATAATCGCAGCCCTGACCGTGACCGGAGCTGTGCTTATTCTTTCCCTGCCCGCACCGCACCCCAAGGCAGTGAATTATGTGGACGCCACCCGTGAACATCCTCCGGCTGATCCATTGGCCTACCCCCACTATTCTTTTTACAGCACCAAACGGCATCATATTTTCCAGTTCGGACAGCTTCATCTGGTGCACCGCTCTTATAAGAAAAAGCCCAAGGTCAAGGCTCCGCCCCCGTCGCTGCCATCCGGGCCGAATCTTTCCGGCCTTGTCCTGAAAGCAACCATGCCCGGGGCGGGCAAATCATATGCAATCATCACCGGAATCAACGGCGGTGCAAGTTCACTGGTCACCCTCGGGCAGACTATCCGGCAGAGCATACTTGTGGAGATTGGTTCCAGCCATGTTGTTCTGGTCCGCAATGACCAGAATGCCACCCTGAGCATGAGCAGTGCATGGGAAGCGCAGGCCGAAAATTTGATGAGCGAGTCCGGCATTATTGAAAAAAAAGGCCTGTCCTATGCGCTTTCAGTTCCCGGGGATGCTGGAGACAAGGGCGGGAGTGCGACTGCAAACGGTTTGGGAGTTAATTTGGTTCCTCTCACCGGTGAAGAGCGCAAGGATTTGGGGATTTCATCATCAAGCGGCCTCACTGTGACCCGTGTGGTGCGCAAGAATACAGGGTTGCAGCGGGGGGATCTGTTGCTGTCAGTCTCCGGAAAACCTGTCAGTTCAATCGCGCAGGTTGGTGCGCTTCTGAAAAATAAGATCGGCAAGGACGTGTACCTTACAATCATTCGTAAAGGAAAACCCATGAATGTGGACTTCAAGGTTCCCTGA
- a CDS encoding NHLP bacteriocin system secretion protein, giving the protein MSKEIFRKVALERLSSPERLDQLLTVTSPAGWLSLLALGVLVICAVVWGFTGTIETKVVGQGILIRQGGAFTIESQGKGEVQDLFFRENDIVDMGQVVASIRQPELLDRIHSVKEKITLLERRYEQSLNFGAEDLSLNTKSLSQQRKNLRQTNNYLRKQVKWFEERLDSLENLERQGLIVSVKVEDAREKLSQARESIRKNINKLKQLDIELLKLKNTNKSDSLNIEQQLAQARGDLVSLTGKLRETNVAVSPYAGRVIGVEVQTGQLVDPGSKIMTLEVLSSNVSYLEAVTFFPPALGSRIKVGMKAMLSPSSVQAEKYGNIIGIITYVSQFPVSHSQIQSVLQNNELTEKLSKKDAPVEVHMALVPDPDTYSGFKWTSSKGPLRKFDAGTICAGQVVVERTPPAELLIPMFRKYVLGEDYSIGSSI; this is encoded by the coding sequence ATGAGTAAAGAAATATTCCGCAAAGTAGCACTGGAACGACTTTCCTCACCGGAACGGTTGGACCAGCTTTTGACTGTGACCTCCCCTGCAGGCTGGTTGAGTCTACTGGCCCTTGGGGTGCTGGTTATCTGTGCCGTGGTCTGGGGTTTTACCGGGACTATTGAGACCAAGGTGGTCGGGCAAGGCATCCTGATCCGTCAGGGCGGGGCCTTCACTATTGAATCGCAGGGCAAGGGCGAGGTGCAGGATCTTTTCTTCCGGGAAAACGATATCGTGGACATGGGGCAGGTGGTGGCCAGCATAAGGCAGCCGGAACTTCTGGACCGCATTCACTCGGTCAAAGAAAAGATCACTTTGCTTGAAAGGCGTTACGAACAATCCTTGAATTTTGGAGCCGAAGACCTTTCCCTGAATACCAAATCCTTGAGCCAGCAGCGCAAAAATTTGCGCCAAACCAACAATTACCTGCGAAAGCAGGTCAAGTGGTTTGAGGAACGGTTGGACTCACTTGAAAATCTGGAGCGGCAAGGGCTTATCGTTTCTGTAAAAGTTGAGGATGCAAGAGAGAAGCTCAGTCAGGCCCGCGAAAGTATCCGTAAAAATATCAACAAGCTCAAACAACTGGATATCGAATTACTCAAGCTGAAAAACACCAACAAATCCGACAGCCTGAACATTGAGCAGCAGTTGGCGCAGGCCAGAGGCGACCTTGTCTCCCTGACCGGGAAACTCCGTGAGACCAATGTGGCGGTCAGTCCCTATGCCGGACGGGTTATTGGGGTGGAAGTGCAGACCGGACAGCTGGTAGATCCCGGTTCCAAGATCATGACCCTTGAAGTTTTGAGTTCCAACGTCAGTTACCTTGAGGCAGTGACTTTCTTTCCTCCCGCACTGGGAAGCCGTATCAAAGTGGGCATGAAAGCCATGCTTTCCCCTTCTTCGGTTCAGGCGGAAAAGTACGGCAACATCATCGGCATTATCACTTATGTATCCCAGTTCCCGGTCTCCCATTCCCAGATACAGAGCGTATTGCAGAACAATGAATTGACCGAAAAACTTTCCAAAAAAGATGCTCCCGTGGAAGTTCACATGGCACTGGTGCCCGACCCTGACACCTATTCCGGTTTCAAATGGACTTCCTCAAAAGGACCGCTGCGTAAATTTGATGCCGGAACCATCTGCGCCGGGCAGGTTGTGGTGGAACGCACGCCTCCGGCTGAACTGCTCATCCCCATGTTCAGGAAATATGTTCTTGGTGAGGATTACAGCATTGGGAGTTCCATTTAA
- a CDS encoding GspE/PulE family protein, translated as MQENEINLLPATPHDLSSPDRIRGWWQRVRQAGESEQDALRSTAEFLSMEWMELDKTYLAEPGLVQLVPEGFAKNHLLLPLAREEDGKVRVAVATPFMGTAISEMEQALEMEVHMVFAPADNLVDALERAYSGEGMEGVFTSLDDDLDSMDDVEDLRDMAQAAPVIRLVNNTFRDAISQGASDIHISPYEDGLEIRFRVDGILHVVNTVQRKYQAAIISRIKIMSNLDIAERRIPQDGRIRLKMEQSDYDIRVASTPTVFGEGVVMRILDKSSIKVDIADVGFEPEMLETWKSLVHRPHGAILVTGPTGSGKTTTLYASLNYIKSPELKIITTEDPVEYQLRGIDQIQVNSKVGLTFAAALRSILRQDPDIIMVGEIRDLETAEIAVQSSLTGHLVLSTLHTNDAPTAVTRMVEMGIAPYLVAPTLAGAMAQRLLRRLCANCKKQGADGKWQAVGCEICDGSGYKGRLGIFEILVNTPAIQTLIQNEASAAEIGAQAQKEGMRTLLQDGLAKAARGLTTEEEVYRMAQDN; from the coding sequence ATGCAGGAAAATGAAATAAATCTCCTTCCGGCTACACCGCATGACCTGTCTTCTCCGGACAGGATCAGGGGATGGTGGCAGCGGGTCCGGCAGGCCGGTGAATCGGAGCAGGACGCGCTCAGGAGTACGGCGGAGTTCCTCAGCATGGAATGGATGGAGCTGGATAAAACCTATTTGGCCGAGCCGGGGTTGGTTCAGCTGGTGCCGGAAGGTTTCGCCAAGAATCATCTGCTGCTGCCGCTGGCCAGGGAAGAAGACGGAAAGGTCCGGGTTGCCGTAGCAACGCCTTTTATGGGTACGGCCATATCCGAGATGGAACAGGCTCTGGAGATGGAGGTCCACATGGTCTTTGCACCTGCGGATAACCTTGTGGATGCCTTGGAGCGAGCCTACTCGGGCGAGGGCATGGAAGGTGTTTTCACCAGTCTGGACGATGACCTAGATTCCATGGATGATGTTGAAGACCTGCGCGATATGGCGCAGGCCGCGCCCGTTATCCGGCTGGTCAACAACACCTTTCGCGACGCTATCTCACAGGGAGCATCGGATATCCATATTTCACCTTATGAAGACGGCTTGGAAATCCGTTTCCGGGTGGACGGCATTCTGCACGTGGTTAATACCGTTCAGAGAAAATATCAGGCCGCAATCATTTCCCGTATCAAAATCATGTCCAATCTGGATATTGCCGAGCGGCGTATTCCGCAGGATGGACGTATCCGCCTGAAAATGGAGCAGTCAGATTACGATATTCGTGTAGCTTCAACCCCCACAGTGTTCGGCGAAGGTGTGGTCATGCGTATTCTGGATAAATCTTCCATCAAGGTTGATATTGCCGATGTGGGTTTTGAACCGGAGATGCTTGAAACATGGAAATCCCTTGTGCACAGGCCCCACGGGGCCATACTGGTCACCGGGCCTACCGGGTCCGGTAAGACAACCACACTATACGCCTCGCTGAATTACATCAAATCACCGGAACTAAAGATTATTACCACGGAAGACCCGGTGGAATACCAGTTGCGCGGCATTGACCAGATTCAGGTCAACTCCAAGGTGGGGCTGACTTTTGCCGCCGCCCTGAGGTCTATCCTGCGTCAGGACCCGGATATCATTATGGTCGGGGAGATCCGTGATCTGGAAACCGCTGAAATCGCGGTGCAGTCTTCTTTGACCGGACACCTTGTTCTGTCCACCCTGCATACCAATGATGCCCCGACGGCAGTTACCCGTATGGTGGAGATGGGCATTGCTCCTTATCTTGTGGCACCGACCCTTGCCGGGGCTATGGCTCAGCGTCTTCTGCGTCGGTTGTGCGCTAATTGCAAGAAACAGGGAGCGGACGGCAAATGGCAGGCCGTGGGCTGCGAAATCTGTGACGGTTCCGGATACAAGGGCCGGCTGGGCATTTTTGAAATTCTGGTCAATACCCCGGCCATCCAGACCCTGATTCAAAATGAAGCCAGTGCTGCTGAAATCGGTGCGCAGGCCCAGAAGGAGGGCATGCGCACCCTGCTTCAGGACGGCCTTGCCAAAGCCGCAAGGGGACTGACTACGGAAGAGGAAGTCTATCGCATGGCTCAGGATAATTAG
- a CDS encoding Fic family protein: MLQNIPTYIIPNSADLTASLAENDRLQKVIDDKRPLEGDLWNVIQFKLKVDWTYNSNAIEGSTLSPSETLFFLREGLTVKGKPLKDFLDARNHSEAVDLFQDTIKNGRPLSTGFMKEINALILNGVSYTAAQTPDGQSSKKKAHAGEYKKHPNHVLTPSGEIHTYVAPEQVAAEMDQLFEWIAAQERNGTHPLITATIAHYHFVRIHPFDDGNGRGARLLMNLLLMKNGYLPAVINNENRQDYIECLQQADKGGLASFCLFVSQSLRETQESVVKILEENGNK, encoded by the coding sequence ATGCTGCAGAATATTCCCACATATATAATTCCCAACTCCGCAGACTTAACGGCCAGCCTTGCCGAGAATGATCGTCTACAGAAAGTCATCGACGATAAACGCCCCTTAGAAGGTGACTTGTGGAATGTGATCCAGTTCAAGCTGAAGGTGGACTGGACTTACAATTCTAACGCCATTGAAGGCAGCACTTTGAGCCCTAGCGAAACGCTTTTCTTTCTGCGCGAAGGCCTTACGGTTAAAGGCAAGCCGCTTAAGGATTTTCTGGACGCCAGAAATCATTCTGAGGCCGTTGATCTGTTTCAGGACACCATCAAAAATGGTAGGCCGCTTTCTACCGGGTTTATGAAGGAAATTAATGCCCTGATCCTGAATGGAGTCAGCTACACAGCAGCGCAGACACCTGACGGGCAGAGTTCCAAGAAAAAAGCCCATGCCGGGGAATATAAAAAGCATCCCAATCATGTTTTGACGCCAAGCGGCGAGATTCATACTTATGTTGCGCCGGAACAGGTTGCGGCTGAAATGGATCAGCTTTTTGAATGGATTGCCGCGCAGGAGCGAAACGGAACTCATCCGCTGATTACGGCCACTATCGCGCACTATCATTTTGTACGTATCCATCCATTTGATGATGGAAATGGACGCGGGGCAAGGCTTTTAATGAACCTGCTGCTCATGAAAAACGGCTATCTTCCTGCCGTTATCAACAATGAAAACCGTCAGGATTATATTGAGTGCCTGCAACAGGCAGACAAGGGAGGGCTGGCATCTTTCTGCTTGTTCGTTTCACAATCCTTGCGGGAAACTCAGGAATCGGTAGTAAAAATTTTGGAAGAGAATGGCAATAAGTAA
- a CDS encoding secretin N-terminal domain-containing protein, with protein MIRPEYCIRCFVVLIMICVFSLSASGLPGGAAVAAPAKKIEINFRQTDIMAVLEFYSHLMGKTFIPNHQLTGPVTVISPKPVTRLEALRLLYSVLNMKGYTLVQQGGYYKVVSLSEAVHEGLNVDAISVGGDQMVTEVLTLEYLQAADVIADFKQILSPEGSIFSGKSNNYIVFTDTAANVRKLKMLIRQIDKPGSLPTSKTYSLQYIEAKTVAPMLTKLYTQQAAKNGQGTVEILAMTETNSLIVLAPESIHKDITKIVGKLDVRTMQVSIKAYLVEVSLTDDTKLGFEWMFNVNSQGTSAGGSLDFGRAFSSAMLGGTQEALNFSIVNGDNFQAMMNFFASNENARVVSAPHIVALDNQKASISVGTEIPILKLTQTSMTSQQNVIKTYDHRKFGMQLDITPTIAENRDVTLKIDQTLSSLQTDDTDPDQWKSTDRAASTTVLVKDAQTLVIGGLMAADGDLTKKGAPYLKDMPILGPLFGAQEDKIEKSELLLFLTPYVIASPDEADAMTGMRTSQSPMAVDEFGLVFDL; from the coding sequence ATGATTAGACCAGAATACTGCATACGATGTTTTGTCGTTCTGATAATGATATGCGTTTTTTCCTTGTCTGCTTCCGGGCTGCCGGGAGGAGCGGCTGTTGCCGCGCCTGCCAAGAAGATCGAGATTAACTTCAGGCAGACGGATATCATGGCCGTATTGGAATTTTATTCTCATCTGATGGGTAAAACTTTTATCCCTAATCATCAGCTCACCGGACCGGTGACGGTCATTTCCCCGAAGCCGGTAACCAGACTTGAGGCTTTGCGTCTGCTGTATTCTGTTTTGAATATGAAAGGATATACCCTTGTGCAGCAGGGAGGTTATTATAAGGTCGTGTCTTTAAGCGAGGCAGTGCATGAAGGTTTGAATGTGGATGCCATATCTGTGGGCGGTGACCAGATGGTCACGGAAGTGCTTACGCTTGAGTATTTGCAGGCTGCGGATGTAATTGCAGATTTTAAACAGATATTATCCCCTGAGGGTTCGATTTTTTCCGGTAAATCAAATAATTATATTGTATTTACCGATACAGCTGCCAATGTGCGCAAGCTCAAAATGTTGATCAGGCAGATCGATAAGCCCGGCTCTCTGCCGACCTCGAAGACTTATTCACTGCAATACATTGAAGCCAAAACCGTGGCCCCCATGCTGACCAAGCTTTATACACAGCAGGCTGCAAAAAACGGGCAGGGCACAGTGGAAATTCTGGCAATGACCGAGACAAATTCATTGATTGTACTTGCCCCGGAAAGCATCCATAAGGATATCACTAAAATCGTGGGCAAGCTTGATGTGCGTACCATGCAGGTTTCCATCAAAGCTTATCTTGTAGAAGTTTCTTTGACGGATGACACCAAGCTCGGTTTTGAGTGGATGTTCAACGTCAATTCACAAGGGACATCCGCCGGTGGCTCTCTTGATTTCGGGAGGGCTTTTAGCTCTGCCATGCTTGGCGGCACACAGGAAGCACTGAATTTTTCCATCGTCAATGGGGATAATTTTCAGGCGATGATGAATTTTTTTGCCTCGAATGAGAACGCCCGTGTTGTTTCTGCGCCCCATATAGTCGCCCTTGATAACCAGAAGGCAAGTATTTCAGTAGGTACGGAAATTCCCATTCTTAAGTTGACCCAGACCTCAATGACTTCGCAGCAGAATGTTATTAAAACTTATGACCACCGTAAATTCGGCATGCAGCTGGATATCACACCCACCATCGCTGAAAACCGCGATGTAACCCTTAAAATTGACCAGACCCTATCCAGTCTGCAAACGGATGATACCGATCCGGATCAGTGGAAATCAACCGACCGTGCGGCTTCCACAACAGTACTGGTCAAAGATGCCCAGACTCTGGTTATCGGCGGGCTTATGGCTGCCGACGGCGACTTAACCAAAAAGGGAGCACCCTACCTGAAGGATATGCCTATATTAGGCCCTCTGTTCGGTGCTCAGGAAGATAAAATTGAAAAGTCTGAACTTTTGCTGTTTCTTACTCCATACGTGATCGCCTCCCCGGACGAGGCTGATGCCATGACCGGGATGCGCACCTCCCAGAGTCCTATGGCTGTGGATGAATTCGGTCTTGTTTTCGACCTTTAG
- a CDS encoding HD domain-containing phosphohydrolase yields MSRFTAADIALNHHEKYDGTGYPNGISVKDIPICARIVAVADVYDALTHKRVYKNAFLACEEDIRELEMNGFA; encoded by the coding sequence ATGAGCAGGTTTACAGCTGCCGATATCGCGCTTAACCATCATGAAAAATATGATGGAACCGGCTATCCCAACGGCATTTCCGTGAAAGATATCCCCATCTGCGCCAGAATAGTGGCTGTGGCTGATGTTTATGACGCCTTAACCCATAAACGTGTATATAAGAATGCGTTTTTGGCTTGTGAAGAAGATATTCGGGAATTGGAAATGAACGGATTCGCGTAG
- a CDS encoding type II secretion system F family protein, protein MATFIYTAVKDGKQLSGEVEAADGSAVQRELAGQGVKVLRVERKDSAPGKSSQASPKGQSIFGGRISYKQVTSFTRQFATLLGSSLPLVRALSFLQDQNAGTLLGEVITTINSRVREGMPLSRALADFPKYFDTLYISLVAAGEAGGMLDQAMDRLAFMREAQEDLRSKVSGAMIYPVIMLVAMVGAIITMMLLVVPRFAQMFSSMGQKLPVATRILIDISDVLQQTWWMLPLALVIIIPTWKKIGSTPNGRMRIDTGKLRIPAFGPLVIQVSMARWCRTLGTLLGSGVPLLSALQSSAGVTGNVAISKIVEKATSEVREGSKLATPLKESGVIPPYVTEMISMGEESGSLDTMLGKIAEHYEREVDQLVKNLTSMLEPVMILVMGAVVGFIVMAILLPVFQMQLMAG, encoded by the coding sequence ATGGCAACGTTCATTTATACGGCGGTCAAAGACGGCAAACAGCTTTCCGGGGAAGTGGAAGCTGCTGATGGTTCTGCTGTGCAGCGCGAACTTGCCGGACAGGGAGTGAAAGTATTGCGGGTGGAACGCAAGGACAGTGCACCGGGCAAGTCATCGCAGGCAAGTCCCAAGGGGCAGTCCATTTTCGGCGGTAGGATCAGCTATAAGCAGGTAACTTCTTTTACCCGCCAGTTTGCCACTTTGCTCGGGTCCAGTCTTCCCCTTGTACGGGCCTTATCTTTTTTGCAGGACCAGAATGCAGGGACCTTGTTGGGAGAGGTCATCACAACCATAAACTCCCGCGTGCGAGAGGGTATGCCCTTGTCGCGGGCCTTAGCTGATTTTCCTAAATATTTCGATACACTCTATATTTCACTTGTGGCGGCAGGGGAGGCCGGGGGTATGCTTGATCAGGCTATGGACCGGTTGGCCTTCATGCGTGAGGCGCAGGAGGACCTGCGTTCCAAAGTTTCCGGGGCCATGATCTATCCGGTGATTATGCTTGTGGCCATGGTTGGTGCCATTATTACCATGATGCTGCTGGTTGTTCCTCGTTTTGCCCAGATGTTTTCCAGCATGGGCCAGAAGCTGCCCGTTGCCACCCGCATACTTATTGATATTTCCGATGTCCTGCAACAGACATGGTGGATGCTGCCGCTTGCTCTGGTAATAATTATTCCCACATGGAAAAAGATAGGTTCCACACCCAACGGCCGGATGCGTATTGATACGGGAAAATTGCGGATCCCGGCCTTCGGTCCGCTGGTCATTCAGGTCAGCATGGCCCGCTGGTGCCGCACATTGGGAACTTTACTCGGTTCAGGCGTTCCACTCCTGTCCGCGCTGCAGTCCAGTGCCGGGGTAACCGGGAATGTTGCCATATCAAAAATTGTTGAAAAGGCGACATCCGAAGTCCGTGAGGGCAGTAAGCTGGCCACCCCGCTCAAGGAAAGCGGAGTTATTCCGCCATACGTTACCGAGATGATTTCTATGGGTGAAGAATCCGGTTCACTGGATACAATGTTGGGAAAGATAGCGGAGCACTACGAACGAGAAGTAGACCAACTGGTCAAGAATCTCACCTCTATGCTCGAACCGGTCATGATTCTGGTAATGGGCGCGGTGGTCGGTTTTATTGTTATGGCAATCCTGCTGCCGGTTTTTCAGATGCAGCTTATGGCGGGATAA